In Pseudomonas coleopterorum, the genomic window ATCTCACCAGCTTTTTCGCCAGCAAGGCCGTGCGTGGCCGGGTCGATCAGGTCAAGGGCGAGCAACTGCCGCCCGCTCTGCAGGACCGCGCGTTCAAGGGCAAGGTCTATCGCTTGGCCGAGCTGGTGGTGGATGTGCCCAGCCTGGTCGCTCGGCTCGCCGAGCTGGCCGGCGATGGGCTGCTGGCGGGTGAGCGGATCGAGCCGCTGTATGACCAGAAGCAGCTGGCCGGACTGATCGTCGACGGTCGGGTGATTCGCGCCCAGCGCGTGGTGCTCAGCGCCGGCGAAGGCATCCAGGCCCTGCTGGCGGAACTGGGCGTCGAACAACCCACGATGCAGCGGCGGCCACTGCACATGGTGCTGGCCAAGGGCGCCAACCTGAAACCCTTGTACGCCCATTGCCTGGGCGGCGGGCCGAAGCCGCGCATCACCGTCACCACCCATCCGGGGGCCGACGGCCAATGGGTCTGGTACCTGGGTGGCGAGATCGCCGAAGCCGATGGCGTGGCTCGCGATCCGGCGCAGCAGATCGCCGCTGCCCAGAAGGAAATCGGCCAACTGTTGCCCTGGGTCGATCAAACCCAGCTGCGCTGGGCCACCCTGCGCGTCAATCGCGCCGAGCCCGCTCAATCCGGGCTGGTGCGTCCGGACAACGCATTTCTGGCCGATCAACCCGGCTTGCTGGTGGGTTGGCCGACCAAGCTGGCCCTGGCGCCGGATTTCGCCGACCGCGTCATCGCTGCCCTGCAGCGCGATGGCATTGCACCGCACAGCCATGCTCCACTGCCCGAGCTGCCCAAGCCGGCATTGGCCAC contains:
- a CDS encoding NAD(P)/FAD-dependent oxidoreductase, which encodes MPSELSTDIVIVGAGVAGLWLNARLRALGYSTVLVENARLGGGQTFKAQGIIHGGAKYALHGALTGASEAIADMPRRWREALAGQGELDLSGVRLLSEAHYLWSPGTLAGNLTSFFASKAVRGRVDQVKGEQLPPALQDRAFKGKVYRLAELVVDVPSLVARLAELAGDGLLAGERIEPLYDQKQLAGLIVDGRVIRAQRVVLSAGEGIQALLAELGVEQPTMQRRPLHMVLAKGANLKPLYAHCLGGGPKPRITVTTHPGADGQWVWYLGGEIAEADGVARDPAQQIAAAQKEIGQLLPWVDQTQLRWATLRVNRAEPAQSGLVRPDNAFLADQPGLLVGWPTKLALAPDFADRVIAALQRDGIAPHSHAPLPELPKPALATPVWDELLP